The proteins below are encoded in one region of Penicillium psychrofluorescens genome assembly, chromosome: 4:
- a CDS encoding uncharacterized protein (ID:PFLUO_006450-T1.cds;~source:funannotate): MPKGKKKKAKKAQKDARDMQTPASDRASDRGSDSEPPNVGSSAQQDVEKAHSRLNKFTRSPTRKEDFAPGELNDDHESNDNTDTELEDASEQDVPVEDKPDPVGRWVKDIIQDEAKKRSERMVEEFFTAVEPQYEECIQFFQRLNQQIRAANDAHGINDIDNGIIPERFYVDLCQTWRQQHTNAKENNSQEGAWEAFHKTHDLIKLFNKRHRLPKSWNISSVWAQQDIGSPDPRADADSDTTNLSNSDSDEPKHLSELSTNEESSAEYELDKNATSIDLS; encoded by the exons ATGCCtaagggaaagaagaaaaaggccaagaaggccCAAAAAGATGCTCGTGATATGCAAACGCCCGCTTCTGACCGGGCTTCAGACCGTGGTTCCGACTCTGAGCCCCCGAATGTCGGGTCTTCGGCTCAACAAGATGTGGAAAAAGCTCACAGCCGTTTGAACAAGTTCACCCGAAGCCCCACCCGCAAAGAGGATTTTGCTCCAGGAGAGCTAAATGATGACCACGAATCAAATGACAACACTGATACTGAACTAGAAGATGCGTCTGAACAGGACGTTCCGGTTGAAGACAAACCTGATCCTGTAGGACGCTGGGTTAAGGACATCATTCAAGATGAGGCCAAAAAAAGGTCTGAAAGAATGGTTGAAGAGTTCTTCACGGCCGTTGAGCCCCAATATGAGGAGTGCATACAGTTTTTCCAGAGACTTAACCAGCAAATCAGGGCAGCTAATGATGCACATGGTATCAACGACATTGATAACGGCATTATTCCTGAGCGTTTCTACGTGGATCTATGTCAGACTTGGCGGCAACAGCACACGAATGCAAAAGAGAATAACTCCCAGGAAGGCGCATGGGAAGCATTTCACAAAACCCACGACCTTATAAAGCTTTTCAATAAACGACACCGTCTTCCTAAGTCTTGGAACATTAGCTCTGTGTGGGCCCAGCAAGATATCGGCAGCCCAGATCCCAGAGCCGATGCGGATTCCGACACAACCAATTTATCCAATAGTGACAGTGATGAACCCAAGCACCTGAGCGAGCTTTCAACAAACGAAGAGTCCAGTGCCGAATACGAACTTGACAAAAATG CAACGTCGATTGACCTCAGCTAA